The following are encoded in a window of bacterium SCSIO 12643 genomic DNA:
- a CDS encoding Sec-C motif domain protein: MKKAKACPCGSHIHYSKCCGPIHQDINLAVTAEQLMRSRYTAYTLADGDYLMKSHYSKTRPVQDKAEIVSWSKSVLWIRLVILNSTKGQENDTSGTVEFKAYFMSQGEVDVIHENSEFIKENGHWVYVDMV; the protein is encoded by the coding sequence ATGAAAAAGGCAAAAGCGTGTCCATGTGGCAGCCATATCCATTATTCGAAATGTTGTGGCCCAATACATCAAGATATTAACCTGGCCGTTACCGCAGAACAATTAATGCGTTCCAGATACACGGCATATACACTGGCGGATGGAGATTATTTAATGAAAAGTCATTATTCTAAAACCCGACCTGTTCAGGATAAGGCAGAAATTGTGAGTTGGTCAAAATCCGTACTCTGGATACGTCTCGTAATTTTAAATTCGACCAAAGGACAGGAAAATGATACATCCGGAACTGTAGAATTTAAAGCCTATTTTATGAGTCAGGGTGAAGTGGATGTGATCCATGAAAACTCTGAATTCATTAAAGAAAATGGACACTGGGTATACGTGGATATGGTTTAG
- a CDS encoding serine hydrolase: protein MNVLFADTLEQALQQFANQNNMEGVASAVVFPDGTTWSGATGSYGAKTLHTNLLFDIGSNTKTMISTIIMMMEEEGKLSINDTLYKYISPIPHVPNSISLKLLLNHRSGIANYTEHPDFIDTLFADPNFFWHPDTILKHFTFTPKFPAGTSYDYSNTNYILLGKVIEAVEGLPLNQVIHNRIFIPLQMNQSYLESYDTYTLEKTGAYMSPGNYWDSKFNALFSSAWAAGAVVSTPDDFAWWCYKLFRGDILTPLSLNRMKIGTQLGGYTYGLGIESTIYKGREYYLHGGTTMQNSEMHYSVESDFSVVVMNLDQGFITQTVNLQHTLIDLLEYIADQPLSIEEKKTTYTLRAFPNPGNSVVTIEFPDEIQQEQITIEVYDLMGKLIFQKETRDQKVILNKVDFGAGVFLIKTFSESTLFETKTVVFN, encoded by the coding sequence ATGAATGTACTATTTGCAGATACGTTGGAACAAGCCCTTCAACAATTTGCCAATCAAAACAATATGGAAGGTGTCGCAAGTGCCGTGGTTTTCCCTGATGGGACCACATGGTCGGGAGCAACCGGAAGTTATGGGGCCAAAACACTTCATACCAATTTATTATTTGATATTGGAAGTAATACCAAAACAATGATTTCCACCATAATCATGATGATGGAAGAAGAAGGTAAACTATCCATTAATGATACACTTTACAAATACATCAGCCCGATACCACATGTGCCAAATTCGATTAGTTTAAAGCTTTTACTTAATCATCGTAGTGGGATAGCCAATTATACAGAACATCCGGATTTTATTGATACGCTGTTTGCTGATCCCAACTTTTTTTGGCATCCTGATACGATCTTAAAGCACTTCACATTTACACCCAAATTTCCAGCTGGAACATCATATGATTACTCCAATACCAATTACATTTTATTGGGCAAAGTCATTGAAGCTGTAGAGGGATTACCATTGAATCAGGTTATACATAACAGAATATTCATTCCACTTCAAATGAATCAATCCTATCTCGAATCGTACGATACGTACACATTGGAAAAAACCGGAGCTTATATGAGCCCTGGTAATTACTGGGACTCAAAGTTTAATGCGTTATTTAGCTCTGCCTGGGCGGCAGGAGCGGTTGTTTCTACCCCTGATGATTTTGCATGGTGGTGTTATAAACTGTTTAGAGGAGATATTTTAACTCCATTGTCATTGAATAGAATGAAAATTGGGACACAGTTAGGTGGATATACATACGGCTTAGGAATAGAAAGCACCATCTATAAAGGGAGAGAATATTACCTACATGGTGGCACTACTATGCAAAATAGTGAAATGCATTATAGCGTGGAAAGTGATTTTAGTGTCGTGGTTATGAATTTGGATCAAGGATTTATCACACAAACCGTAAATCTTCAACACACTTTAATTGATTTATTAGAATATATTGCAGATCAACCTCTTTCCATCGAAGAAAAAAAAACGACTTACACATTAAGGGCATTTCCAAACCCTGGTAATTCAGTGGTTACAATAGAATTTCCCGATGAAATACAACAGGAGCAAATTACAATAGAAGTATATGATTTGATGGGGAAATTGATATTTCAAAAAGAGACCAGAGACCAAAAAGTAATTTTAAATAAGGTAGATTTTGGAGCCGGAGTATTCTTGATAAAAACCTTTAGCGAAAGCACATTGTTTGAAACCAAGACAGTAGTTTTTAATTAA
- a CDS encoding histidine kinase has protein sequence MKPQYQIDRTWKEENKSYINWILGVFILFSLFDIVVYFLNDLSIGEAFDLNAFIMGLNLLIIPLAAVNFIYIFKKKLYPYCRTPIQLILVQTIGLIIGVIVGTAIVEYTSHLVGVVDDDYIGLGSYQMSVVMSNFVTNILFGLMLGLPLFFKQSHEHMLKQTLIQKENELNKAYQLKIQSELEAIQAKINPHFLYNSLNSIVSLIHINPDKAEKMVLSLSDLFRYSINSGGGNFSTIKREIELVRAYLEIEYVRFQDQLRFEIIVDPLIQQIQIPKFLIQPLIENAIKHGTSKIENGQIKLEIKQLDQDLHISVFDNGPAFPEFPESGYGLKSTVDKLELLYANAYSFQILNQPEKKIHIQLKNIFN, from the coding sequence ATGAAACCGCAATATCAAATAGACCGTACCTGGAAAGAAGAGAATAAATCCTATATCAATTGGATTTTAGGAGTCTTTATACTCTTTAGTTTATTTGATATTGTCGTTTACTTCTTAAACGATTTGAGTATTGGCGAAGCATTTGATTTAAATGCTTTTATCATGGGCTTAAATCTACTGATCATTCCTTTAGCTGCCGTAAATTTCATCTATATATTCAAAAAGAAGTTATATCCATATTGTCGCACACCCATCCAATTGATTCTGGTACAAACTATAGGTTTGATTATTGGTGTCATTGTAGGTACAGCGATCGTAGAATATACCAGTCATTTAGTTGGAGTAGTGGATGATGATTATATTGGTTTAGGTTCGTATCAAATGTCTGTTGTCATGTCCAACTTCGTTACAAATATCTTATTTGGGTTGATGTTAGGACTCCCATTATTCTTTAAACAATCGCATGAACACATGTTAAAACAAACATTGATTCAAAAGGAGAACGAACTCAACAAAGCTTATCAACTTAAAATTCAGTCTGAATTAGAAGCCATCCAGGCCAAAATCAATCCTCACTTTCTGTACAATTCATTGAATTCCATCGTGAGCTTGATCCATATCAATCCTGATAAAGCCGAAAAAATGGTTTTATCGCTCTCTGATTTATTCAGATATAGCATCAATTCGGGAGGAGGTAATTTTTCCACCATAAAAAGGGAAATTGAATTGGTACGCGCATATTTAGAGATTGAATATGTACGTTTTCAAGATCAATTGCGGTTTGAGATTATCGTAGACCCACTAATCCAACAGATTCAGATTCCTAAGTTTTTAATTCAACCATTAATTGAAAATGCCATTAAACACGGTACTTCGAAGATTGAAAATGGACAAATCAAATTAGAAATTAAGCAATTGGATCAGGATTTACATATTTCGGTATTTGACAATGGGCCTGCATTCCCAGAGTTTCCTGAATCAGGATATGGATTAAAGAGTACGGTTGATAAACTGGAACTTTTATATGCAAATGCGTATAGTTTTCAAATCTTGAATCAACCTGAAAAGAAAATTCACATTCAACTAAAAAACA